The following nucleotide sequence is from Psychroserpens sp. Hel_I_66.
CATTTAAATATTGGCATGAGAGGGTTTGGATTGGCGATGATTGACGTGATGCGAGCTCTGGTAATTAATAACTTCGGAAACTTTAAAATTCTAGACACTTCAACCTTTAAAAGTAAATATGAGCAGAAAAAGCAACAGCATTTAAAACTCATTCCCTTCTCACTCGACGGATTGCCATTGGTCCCAAAACCGTTGACTCCGGAAATTGATTCTTGGTTTGAGCCTACCTCCGAAGAAATAAAAAATTTTAAAAGCAAAATTGAGCGTACAGCAAATGGTGAAAAATCTGTGAAAAATTTAGATTTTTTATTAAAACCAATATCTAAAATTATTTCTAGAATATTCCTCGATTTAAAGGATAAAGCATTAGAGCACGATCTGGAGAAAGATCATCTGGAAACTATTATTTTAATTTGGCTTAAAAGCGATGAATTTAAACATCAACTTATACAAGATAATACAATACCAACCTACGAACTCATCAAGGTGAATATTGAAATGGCATTGGGCAAAAGAGCTATAACTTTAGATTTTTGTATTGGTCAAGTCTGGAGACATTGCCAACCCACATTATATAAATCATTATCGCATTCTACATTAGATGATGACATCATAAAAGATATTATTTCGTTAGACGACAGCAGTAAACGTTATACGTATGGGCCTCCAGTTGAGAGCATGCAACAAGTTTTGGCTTTGGTAGACGCCAACATTTTAACGCTTGACTTTATTAATGATCCTGAAATTGAACTCACAAAAAAAGGCTGGGAACTTAAAAATCGTGATCACGAATCTCATGTGGCAACAGTGATGATTAATTCCGTTTTAGCTTCACCTAATGTTACCGAAATAAATTCTAAGCTCATTAAAGAATTATTAAATGATGATTTGATACAGCCCGTACATTCTAAGCTAGGGATTGAAACCTCAAAAGACGGAAAAGTCATTTCTCAAAACAAAGAAGTGCCAATTTACGTTTTAGGTCGTCTTGTAAAAGGCAGTGTTATTGGCGTTGATGCTATTTTAGAATGTTTTGGTGAGCGCATAGAATATTGGGCAGATGAATTTGTACGTCAGCTCGATTGATCAATCTGGCTGCTTCTCGCTCAAATATTTCCAATAGCGCTTTGGTACGTGCCTAATATGAAGTCTCATATTTTTGCGTGATTTAATATTTGTGCTTTTAAAGTAATCTTGCCACAGTTTTTGAAACTCAAACTCCTGTTCTGCAAAAAAGTTATCATCAGTTTTTGTAAAATCAAATTTTGCTGGAAAGTCGAGATTTATAATTTCAACCTTTTTTAGATCATAACTCAATCCGTAATTGCGCTTAATATCGTAAATGATCCATTTTTGATCTGCATACCTGCCTTTAAAATGTTTTGAGATTAATGGTAGCACATTAAAATCTGGTTCTACACTAGCAAAATAAATAGCATCCTTAGTTAATCTAAAACGTACAAAAGCTTCCATACGATGCTTTTCCCTCCCAACCATTTTTGCAATTTGGGCAATTTTTAAAACCGAAGGATGGGAAAAATCCTTATCTACGTTTAAAGCATTTGAAAACGCATATCTTATATAATCCAAAAGCACATTCTCCACACCATTTTGCTCACTCAAAAAGGCATAGTATAATTGATAACTACCTCTAGCAGATAGTTTCGATTTCAAACCTGCCCACACTCGATTTGCTTTTTCTTCTTCAGTAATAATGTTTATCTCTTTAGAAAATAAACCACTTTGAGCCACAAACTCGTTCTCAATAGTTGCAGCTTTGATTTTATTTTCAAATACATAAAAAACTGAACTTAGAAATCCATCAAAAGTCCCATCATAAATCAATTTTTTATCACTCATCATCCAAATAAACTCAATTGATTACTTAATGTTTTTGTGTATTTACTTGTAGAATTTTGCAAAATCAATCCTTTGATTTTTTCTGCGGAAAGATCCCGTCGCTCAAATTGATTACTGTCACAAACCATAAAATATTGGGCTCTATTTAATGCAATACCAATTTTTTTGAGATGCTCCCAATTTAATCTTTTAAAGCGTCTTGCATTTAAAATCTTATAAACCGATTTCATACCCAATCCAGGTATTCTGGCTAACATCCTCTTATCTGCTGTATTGACATCTACAGGAAACTCATGAAGGTTACGCAATGCCCAACTCAATTTAGGATCAATATCCAAATCCAGATTTTGGTGCTGTAAGTTCAAAATTTCACTCACATCAAAACCGTAAAAACGCATCAACCAATCGGTTTGATATAATCTATTTTCTCGCATCATTGGGACCGCACTACCTATTTGTGGCAAACGCTCATCATAGCTAATTGGCACATAACCCGAATAGTATACTCGTTTTAAATTATAGGATTTATAGAAATAATTGGAGGTTTGCATAATTTGAAAATCATTTTCACCACTTGCGCCAATGATCATTTGGGTACTTTGACCAGCAGGTGCATATTTTGGTGTGCTTTTGATGATTTTCTTTTCCGCTTTATATTGAACAATCTCATTTTTGACTTTCAACATTGGTTTTATAAAGTCTGCACGGTTTTTATCTGGCGCTAATTTTTTGAGGCCTGCTTCCGTAGGAATTTCAATATTAACGCTTAATCGGTCTGCATATAATCCCGCTTCCCGCATTAATTCGTCTGACGCTCCCGGAATTGATTTTAAATGAATGTAACCGTTAAAATTCTCTTCTAAACGCAATTTTTTTGCTACGGAAACGAGCCTTTCCATAGTATAATCGGCATTTTTAAAAATACCAGAACTTAAAAACAGACCTTCAATATAATTTCTTCTGTAAAAATTAATGGTCAAATCCACAACTTCTTGAACTTTAAAGGCTGCACGTTTAATGTCATTGCTTTTTCTGGTAACACAATACGCACAATCAAAAATGCAGTGATTGGTCAATAATATCTTTAAAAGTGAGACACAACGACCATCTTCAGTATAAGAATGACAAATTCCCATACCCGAAGAATCACCTAAGCCTTTATTTTTATTAGTTCTGCTACTTCCGCTCGACGAACAGGACACATCATATTTTGCAGCGTCTGCTAAGATCTTTAATTTTTCTTGGGTACGTTCAAAAGACATAAGTAGAATGGATTGATTACAAATTTCGTAAATAATTAAACATAATACTAACAAAATTTAAACATATGTTATAAAATTTAATTTGTTTTGATATGAGGTAACAATTGCATTAAATATTCTAATAACTATGAATAAATTTTGGTAAACTTATAATTCATGAAATTACCGTTTCAAATTTTAATTTTTATATCTAGCCTATTTATGAATTCACAACATATTATACCAGAATCTATAGAGACAGAAGTCAATAGAGCTTTAAGTTTTTATCCTGAATTAGATTCTATAAATATTACATTCAAATTCAAGAAAAACATAAAGAAATCGACCATGCAGGCTCGACCAACGTTTGGAAGTTTTTTCCGAAGACAGAAAAATCGTCGGTATATTATTTTAATTAGTGAAACGTTTAAAATTTCTGATACGACTTTTTTGACAAGGCATATCCCGTCAGATATTTTTATTGGATGGATTGGTCACGAGCTCGGTCATATCATGGATTACCAAGATCGAGGCAAATTGAATTTAATTTGGTTTGGAATAAAATATCTTTTATCTGATAATCATATTATTGAAGCAGAGCGTGCTGCAGATGGATTTGCAGTGACACACGGTATGGAAGATTATATTTTAAAAACCAAGGATTTTATTTTAAATCACGCCAAAATCACACCCTCTTATAAAAATAGGATTCAGAAATATTATCTGTCTCCAGAGGAAATTATGGAGTTGGTAAAAGAACGTGAAGAGAAACTTATATTAGATTAATCTACGAGTTCTCGGAAACAAAACCTTCCCAATCTGCAAATTTTTCTTCGTTCATCACGCGCTCCATTTTAACCTGTCCACCTTTTTTCTTATTTCTAGCGTTCCAGTCATAAAAGGTTTCCGGAGAAATTATTTTAACTTTTACGCCATTTAGAGCCTTACTTCGTGCCACTTTATAATTTTTATTGGCATTTTTAAGACTTTCATCCAAGGCATCTGCAATTTTAGATTCATCCAGACCCTTATCGTCAGATCCAATGTACCAAAAATGATAGAACTCATTGTCTTCTGCACGTTTTGCGCAAATGGTATATTCTGGAATTTTAATCCCAAATTTCTCTTCCAAATCGCTCATCGCATCATCCATTTTGTTCACAGATAATTGTGACCCAACGGTATTCAAGAAAAATTTTGTGCGTCCTGTAATCTTAATTTCTGCACGCTCAATATCCTTAAATTCAATGGTATCACCAATCAAATAACGCCAAGCACCACTTACTGTACTTATAACCAGAGCATAATCTTGATCTAACTGTACTTCACTTAAGGTCAATGCTGGAGCATCTTTTGTGAGTGATCCATCTTCATTGATATATTCAGGTTTGAATGAGACAAACTCAAAATAAATACCATTATCTGTATTAAGTTGCATAGCGTCGGTTTCTGGACGAACTTGGGTTGCAATATATCCTTCGGAAGCCAAATAAGTATCAATTACAGTAACCGGTTTACCCATTAGCGCTTGAAAACTTTTTTCGTAAGGACCAAAAGCCACACCACCAGAAGTATAAACCTGTAAATTTGGCCAGATTTCATGGATATTATTAAGATTGTGGTGTTCAATTACTTTTTTGATCATAAGTTCTATCCAAGAAGGAATACCGCTTAAGGCTCCAATATCCCAATCTCTTGCTCGCTCTGCAATACGCTGAACGCGATCGTCCCAATCATCAATTTTTGCGATTTCCTCTCCTGGCTTATAATAACTTCTAAACCAAGTTGGGATATTACTAGCTGTAATACCGCTAATTTCACCTTCTTTGTGGTCTTCTTTTTCAACTAAATCTGTAGAACTTCCCAACATCATGATTTCTTTTTCAAAGAAATCTGCTGGTAAGTCAAAATTATTTAAAGCAAAAACCTGTTTGATTCCTTCTTGTCTAATAGACTCGATCATATCATCTGTTACAGGAATTCTCTTGCTGGTTTTACCTGTTGTGCCAGAACTTAATGCAAAATAAGAAGGCTGTCCAGGCCATGTCACATCACTCTCATCTTCATGAAGTTTGTACCACCATTCATCATTGATTTTATTGTAATCAAAATAGGGAATAGTATTAGAAAATCTTTTTTGAATGTCTTCGGAATCTAATAATTCTGAAAATTTATAATGTTTTCCAAATTGTGTGTCTTTTGCTTTTTCAAGCATGTTCTCTAAGACTTCTGCTTGAGCCTCAATATGAGATATTTCCGAAGAAAATGTATCTTTTAATTGGATAAATCCTTTAATGATATTCCCTAAAATTGCCATAGTTATACTTTTAATTCTCCTTGATCGTTAGTGTCATCCTGTTCTCCAATAATTGCTGCTTTAGCCATTTTAAATATGGTAACCGCTTTGTTGTATTTTTGGTCCCAATAGTATGCATCTTTAATGGTGACGCAAAGTAGGGCTAAATTTGGATCATCTTTACCGCTAAACCACACTTTTAAGATGGATGACCAAAGCTCGTCAATTTTTTGTTTGTCTTCTAAAATATGAGCGACACCATATACCGATAAATATTCTTGATCACCTTGATTTGCATAGGTCAAATGAAGTCTGTTATCTTTTTCTAATTGTCTGTAATGCTCGCTATTTTTTCCCGTGAAAAAC
It contains:
- a CDS encoding GH3 auxin-responsive promoter family protein; the protein is MAILGNIIKGFIQLKDTFSSEISHIEAQAEVLENMLEKAKDTQFGKHYKFSELLDSEDIQKRFSNTIPYFDYNKINDEWWYKLHEDESDVTWPGQPSYFALSSGTTGKTSKRIPVTDDMIESIRQEGIKQVFALNNFDLPADFFEKEIMMLGSSTDLVEKEDHKEGEISGITASNIPTWFRSYYKPGEEIAKIDDWDDRVQRIAERARDWDIGALSGIPSWIELMIKKVIEHHNLNNIHEIWPNLQVYTSGGVAFGPYEKSFQALMGKPVTVIDTYLASEGYIATQVRPETDAMQLNTDNGIYFEFVSFKPEYINEDGSLTKDAPALTLSEVQLDQDYALVISTVSGAWRYLIGDTIEFKDIERAEIKITGRTKFFLNTVGSQLSVNKMDDAMSDLEEKFGIKIPEYTICAKRAEDNEFYHFWYIGSDDKGLDESKIADALDESLKNANKNYKVARSKALNGVKVKIISPETFYDWNARNKKKGGQVKMERVMNEEKFADWEGFVSENS
- a CDS encoding pyridoxamine 5'-phosphate oxidase family protein, giving the protein MEKQQNLIGQEAIEKIRGFLDNNKLAMMATKLDSRPFSVCPMTTQEIDEDGKLWFFTGKNSEHYRQLEKDNRLHLTYANQGDQEYLSVYGVAHILEDKQKIDELWSSILKVWFSGKDDPNLALLCVTIKDAYYWDQKYNKAVTIFKMAKAAIIGEQDDTNDQGELKV
- a CDS encoding TIGR03915 family putative DNA repair protein, which produces MSDKKLIYDGTFDGFLSSVFYVFENKIKAATIENEFVAQSGLFSKEINIITEEEKANRVWAGLKSKLSARGSYQLYYAFLSEQNGVENVLLDYIRYAFSNALNVDKDFSHPSVLKIAQIAKMVGREKHRMEAFVRFRLTKDAIYFASVEPDFNVLPLISKHFKGRYADQKWIIYDIKRNYGLSYDLKKVEIINLDFPAKFDFTKTDDNFFAEQEFEFQKLWQDYFKSTNIKSRKNMRLHIRHVPKRYWKYLSEKQPD
- a CDS encoding putative DNA modification/repair radical SAM protein yields the protein MSFERTQEKLKILADAAKYDVSCSSSGSSRTNKNKGLGDSSGMGICHSYTEDGRCVSLLKILLTNHCIFDCAYCVTRKSNDIKRAAFKVQEVVDLTINFYRRNYIEGLFLSSGIFKNADYTMERLVSVAKKLRLEENFNGYIHLKSIPGASDELMREAGLYADRLSVNIEIPTEAGLKKLAPDKNRADFIKPMLKVKNEIVQYKAEKKIIKSTPKYAPAGQSTQMIIGASGENDFQIMQTSNYFYKSYNLKRVYYSGYVPISYDERLPQIGSAVPMMRENRLYQTDWLMRFYGFDVSEILNLQHQNLDLDIDPKLSWALRNLHEFPVDVNTADKRMLARIPGLGMKSVYKILNARRFKRLNWEHLKKIGIALNRAQYFMVCDSNQFERRDLSAEKIKGLILQNSTSKYTKTLSNQLSLFG
- a CDS encoding FAD/NAD(P)-binding protein — translated: MKTLAIIGIGPRGLYALENLIFNLATSKKELNIIIFESSSTPGAGTVWDTKQPDSNWINITERALKDLNGRPEIEYLGVRFPSFPSYHKWSHFEQSPSQPDTFPPRHKIGTYLNERFNSIVKILRTQDYFTFITSKVNEISFKNRQLNLLTKPKNIKVDYVLLTIGHQPTKRSKQLISWHKHEEKNEDFIVFDNAYPVSKFDDIKNQTHLNIGMRGFGLAMIDVMRALVINNFGNFKILDTSTFKSKYEQKKQQHLKLIPFSLDGLPLVPKPLTPEIDSWFEPTSEEIKNFKSKIERTANGEKSVKNLDFLLKPISKIISRIFLDLKDKALEHDLEKDHLETIILIWLKSDEFKHQLIQDNTIPTYELIKVNIEMALGKRAITLDFCIGQVWRHCQPTLYKSLSHSTLDDDIIKDIISLDDSSKRYTYGPPVESMQQVLALVDANILTLDFINDPEIELTKKGWELKNRDHESHVATVMINSVLASPNVTEINSKLIKELLNDDLIQPVHSKLGIETSKDGKVISQNKEVPIYVLGRLVKGSVIGVDAILECFGERIEYWADEFVRQLD